A single genomic interval of Plodia interpunctella isolate USDA-ARS_2022_Savannah chromosome 14, ilPloInte3.2, whole genome shotgun sequence harbors:
- the LOC128675371 gene encoding ommochrome-binding protein-like, which translates to MITKISEKCNRDYTRSSIKFKIVNFPFIFCCFTYFFSSAQSLKLVGKYCDLQTGDLARLCYVKETLAVLTHSPNQLAVEKSSNTLYFSFDFGQGEYIPGILNISTKKLTVLKGPKDAFAIAINDTSREVYFGGSYGVYKYNPIEKSLKQLLVPDLDVWWLFVKNNMLYFIKFPTLYAYCYHNRTVRSVERLKTSSIQQFVVDEGNNIFFINSSGLYGVKNESENITMLRSDTKFLGMTIDNKGDVFASADDGIYIVDRIVAKVKKVVNIPGVLGLTFDKNNHLIYSDSHEITRLVAVSSNTYNDINSIK; encoded by the coding sequence ATGATAACTAAAATTTCAGAGAAGTGCAACAGAGACTACACACGATCATCCATAAAGTTCAAGATAGTAAATTTTCCATTCATATTCTGTTGCTTCACATACTTCTTCTCATCGGCACAATCTCTGAAACTGGTCGGAAAATACTGCGATCTTCAAACTGGCGATTTAGCAAGACTGTGTTACGTAAAAGAAACCTTAGCGGTGCTCACACACAGTCCAAATCAGCTTGCGGTGGAAAAGTCGTCGAATACCCTATATTTCAGCTTCGATTTTGGCCAAGGAGAATATATCCCAGGTATTCTAAACATCAGTACAAAAAAACTCACCGTATTAAAAGGACCTAAGGACGCTTTTGCTATTGCAATCAACGACACATCACGAGAGGTGTATTTCGGAGGCAGCTACGGTGTCTATAAATACAACCCTATTGAGAAAAGTTTGAAGCAACTCCTTGTTCCAGATTTGGATGTGTGGTGGTTAtttgtcaaaaacaatatgctgtattttattaaatttcctaCATTATACGCGTATTGTTATCATAATAGAACGGTTAGGAGCGTCGAACGATTAAAAACATCGAGCATCCAACAATTTGTTGTTGATGAAGGTaacaatatattctttataaacAGCAGTGGGTTGTATGGCGTGAAAAATGAATCAGAAAATATTACTATGCTGAGAAGTGACACGAAATTTCTAGGAATGACTATAGACAATAAAGGTGATGTGTTTGCTAGTGCCGATGATGGAATCTATATTGTGGATAGAATAGTGGCGAAGGTAAAAAAAGTGGTGAACATTCCAGGCGTTTTGGGGCTcacttttgataaaaataatcaccTTATTTATTCGGATTCCCATGAAATCACACGGCTGGTAGCGGTTTCTTCTAATACTTACAATGAtataaattctattaaataa